A region of Pyxidicoccus parkwaysis DNA encodes the following proteins:
- a CDS encoding ABC-F family ATP-binding cassette domain-containing protein, which translates to MTLLRAANVQLSFGSRTVFQGLTFTIEEGERVGLVGVNGSGKSSLMKILAGAAKADTGELQLRRGARVTYLPQEPEFPEGATVASELSVSQAPLKEALAAQSELAKRLESAPAEGHDKLLEQMAALSDRIEQMGGWDTEHHAKTLLDRLGVKDWDRPVAQLSGGLRKRVAIARALLTRPDLLLLDEPTNHLDADTVDWLEEELDKLPGALLLVTHDRYFLDGLVDRIVEIQPGEGVTSYPGNYQAYLEQKLVAQENAEIAQHKRERWIAQEVAWLRRGPEARRTKSKARIDRAQKLMAEKGFQRPKVADLRVAAAPRLGHTVIEAEGLQKSFGERKVLSNVDFRLQRGERVGLVGPNGVGKTTFLRVLLGETPPDGGKLVIGKNTKVAYYDQQRAQLDLEATVYESASQGEDWVILGDQKVALRDYLDDLLFPVPMQRMKVKALSGGERNRLLLARLFLEGANVLVLDEPTNDLDIVTLNILERLLLDFGGSTLLVTHDRYFLDKVATSILTFEGEGRVTRYEGNYAMYRRLKEQADAQAAAVKPAPKKEEPLPPPPASKAARKPGKLSYKEQRELDGMEAAIEAAETKKAALEAQLADPAVYSNGPKVAEMNKELETTAAEVDRLYARWQELQDMAAGGAA; encoded by the coding sequence GTGACGCTGCTTCGAGCCGCCAACGTCCAGCTCAGCTTCGGAAGCCGCACCGTCTTCCAGGGCCTCACCTTCACCATCGAAGAGGGCGAGCGCGTGGGCCTGGTGGGCGTGAATGGCTCCGGCAAGTCGTCGCTGATGAAGATTCTCGCCGGCGCGGCGAAGGCGGACACGGGCGAGCTGCAGCTGCGCCGAGGCGCCCGCGTCACCTACCTGCCCCAGGAGCCGGAGTTCCCCGAGGGCGCCACCGTGGCGTCCGAGCTGTCCGTGTCCCAGGCCCCGCTGAAGGAGGCCCTGGCCGCCCAATCCGAGCTGGCGAAGCGGCTGGAGTCCGCGCCCGCGGAAGGCCACGACAAGCTCCTGGAGCAGATGGCCGCGCTCAGCGACCGGATTGAGCAGATGGGCGGCTGGGACACCGAGCACCACGCCAAGACGCTGCTGGACCGGCTGGGCGTGAAGGACTGGGACCGGCCGGTGGCGCAGCTGTCCGGCGGCCTGCGCAAGCGCGTGGCCATTGCCCGGGCGCTGCTGACGCGGCCGGACCTGCTGCTCCTGGACGAGCCCACCAACCACCTGGACGCGGACACGGTGGACTGGCTGGAGGAGGAGCTGGACAAGCTGCCGGGCGCGCTGCTGCTCGTCACGCACGACCGCTACTTCCTGGACGGGCTGGTGGACCGCATCGTCGAAATCCAGCCCGGCGAGGGCGTGACGTCCTACCCCGGCAACTACCAGGCCTACCTGGAGCAGAAGCTGGTGGCGCAGGAGAACGCCGAAATCGCCCAGCACAAGCGCGAGCGGTGGATTGCGCAGGAAGTGGCGTGGCTGCGCCGCGGGCCCGAGGCGCGCCGCACCAAGAGCAAGGCGCGAATCGATCGGGCGCAGAAGCTGATGGCGGAGAAGGGCTTCCAGCGGCCCAAGGTGGCGGACCTGCGCGTGGCGGCGGCGCCCCGGCTGGGCCACACCGTCATCGAGGCGGAGGGTCTCCAGAAGTCCTTCGGCGAGCGGAAGGTGCTCAGCAACGTGGACTTCCGCCTCCAGCGCGGCGAGCGCGTGGGCCTCGTGGGGCCCAACGGCGTGGGCAAGACGACGTTCCTGCGAGTGCTGCTCGGAGAGACTCCGCCGGATGGCGGCAAGCTCGTCATCGGGAAGAACACCAAGGTCGCGTACTACGACCAGCAGCGCGCGCAGTTGGACTTGGAGGCCACGGTGTATGAGTCGGCCTCGCAGGGTGAGGACTGGGTCATCCTGGGCGACCAGAAGGTGGCGCTGCGCGACTACCTGGATGACTTGCTCTTCCCGGTGCCCATGCAGCGCATGAAGGTGAAGGCGCTGTCCGGCGGCGAGCGCAACCGGTTGCTCCTGGCGCGCCTGTTCCTGGAGGGCGCCAACGTGCTGGTGCTGGACGAGCCGACGAACGACCTCGACATCGTCACGCTCAACATCCTGGAGCGGCTGCTGCTGGACTTCGGCGGCAGCACGCTGCTGGTGACGCACGACCGGTACTTCCTGGACAAGGTGGCCACCAGCATCCTCACCTTCGAGGGCGAGGGCCGCGTCACCCGGTACGAGGGCAACTACGCCATGTACCGGCGGCTGAAGGAGCAGGCGGACGCGCAGGCCGCCGCCGTGAAGCCCGCACCCAAGAAGGAGGAGCCGCTCCCGCCCCCTCCCGCGTCCAAGGCGGCGCGCAAGCCGGGGAAGCTCTCGTACAAGGAGCAGCGCGAGCTGGACGGCATGGAGGCCGCGATTGAAGCGGCAGAGACGAAGAAGGCCGCGCTGGAGGCGCAGCTCGCCGACCCGGCCGTGTACAGCAACGGCCCCAAGGTGGCCGAGATGAACAAGGAATTGGAGACCACCGCCGCCGAGGTGGACCGGCTCTACGCGCGCTGGCAGGAATTGCAGGACATGGCTGCCGGCGGCGCGGCGTAG
- a CDS encoding DUF4114 domain-containing protein, with product MSEDTPETLPEAFLQDVANELPENQSVPVHHPDFVASTFDPNVLVTATSDVWVTFVSEGATFLNSLGYFTYPDGSPPSSASALEKHVIFENASAWGSGGVLHTGDRMYLGQFPAGTRIGFFLVSNGWNWTEVDFSRTTYYSLDALNPELNESKRRHIISVFHLGEQRRVLAFEDSDRMHEQVDDDFNDLVFTLSSTPSTGTDPTGPSIPTKPCPEAPSANPQSCNQLHQFCPSLGSGVYSLSPCGTGASPYYCDMTSEGGGWTVAGWQPASAKTSLGLANRGTVGSDNWSKSLACVQFSQIRVFNRTYDEGFSATYPASTWNYTSTNMVIGTAGTAFKQGTYGPASSQIMMGCVNYSYNGTTAVAAACDSDWQATARGHLADYAGEYCSGGRLDNTWAWSNGTTCRYRSLPYTWGFAIR from the coding sequence GTGAGCGAGGACACGCCCGAGACGCTTCCGGAGGCGTTCCTCCAGGACGTCGCCAATGAGCTTCCGGAGAACCAGTCCGTCCCCGTGCATCACCCGGACTTCGTGGCCTCCACCTTCGACCCCAATGTCCTGGTGACCGCGACGTCCGATGTCTGGGTCACCTTCGTCTCCGAGGGCGCCACCTTCCTGAACAGCCTGGGCTACTTCACGTACCCGGATGGCAGTCCGCCGAGCAGTGCCTCCGCCCTCGAGAAGCACGTCATCTTCGAGAATGCCTCGGCGTGGGGCTCGGGCGGTGTGCTCCACACGGGGGACCGCATGTACCTGGGCCAGTTCCCCGCGGGGACGCGCATCGGGTTCTTCCTCGTGTCCAATGGATGGAATTGGACCGAGGTCGACTTCAGCCGCACCACCTACTACTCCCTCGACGCGCTCAATCCGGAACTGAATGAGTCGAAACGCAGACACATCATCTCCGTGTTCCACCTGGGCGAGCAGCGTCGCGTGCTGGCGTTCGAGGACTCCGACCGCATGCACGAGCAGGTGGACGACGACTTCAATGACCTCGTCTTCACCCTGAGCAGCACCCCGTCGACGGGGACGGACCCGACCGGGCCTTCCATTCCCACGAAGCCCTGCCCCGAGGCGCCCTCAGCGAACCCCCAGTCCTGCAACCAATTGCACCAGTTCTGTCCCTCGCTGGGCAGCGGCGTCTACTCCCTGAGCCCATGCGGCACCGGAGCGAGCCCGTACTACTGCGACATGACGTCGGAAGGCGGCGGCTGGACGGTGGCGGGCTGGCAACCCGCCTCGGCCAAGACAAGCCTCGGCCTCGCCAATCGCGGCACCGTGGGGAGCGACAACTGGTCCAAGAGCCTCGCCTGCGTGCAGTTCAGCCAGATTCGCGTCTTCAACCGGACGTATGACGAAGGCTTCAGCGCGACCTACCCTGCCTCGACCTGGAACTACACCAGCACCAACATGGTGATTGGCACGGCCGGCACGGCCTTCAAGCAAGGCACGTATGGGCCGGCCAGCTCGCAAATCATGATGGGCTGTGTCAACTACAGCTACAACGGCACCACCGCAGTGGCCGCGGCGTGCGACAGCGACTGGCAGGCCACGGCGCGCGGACACCTCGCGGACTATGCGGGTGAGTATTGCTCCGGAGGACGGCTCGACAACACGTGGGCCTGGAGCAACGGCACCACGTGCCGGTACCGGAGTCTCCCGTACACCTGGGGCTTCGCCATTCGCTGA